The following proteins are encoded in a genomic region of Fusarium keratoplasticum isolate Fu6.1 chromosome 9, whole genome shotgun sequence:
- a CDS encoding HET domain-containing protein, whose protein sequence is MVTRQPQHETKQDQKTESDPKQSLTVLPSASPSPYEPLSQHIDCTRLIRIEAATTDDDPIICSLFEVEFREKPKFYALSYMWGDGPAQCNIILNGVTFSVRQNLGDALRYLRTHAADTSYWIDAICINQDDVPERNRQVRMMHHIYFRAETVVVWLGKRYVEYEASLPDLHGLGHCKPSNGQQKLESSANGPQSDLSAAKEPNEDAQQRKLAEDLYKNGYWNRLWIIQEIGRAHNIKVCFGNYAVEWDPFIHFITMHNIGSHGPVRLNRQRQGKYTGSSSLLQLLQDHREALCQDSKDKVYGLIGLASDAGGFVIDYQKSTFEIWTDVMEFMNRHGLFADKDIVCVGGLVKSLLMGTNCLPLQQILRQDAPGKEDSVILTDPKHFKAFELQAAMLGCVTCVGPRPHEIVGNLNQVDKWTEQVQSNYKNDLGPAHQENDLLIRTILDLDDSILSKKCFDCRSVIQWSQV, encoded by the exons ATGGTGACacgccaacctcaacatgAGACAAAACAAGATCAGAAGACGGAGAGCGACCCCAAACAATCTCTTACCGTCCTACCATCGGCATCCCCATCTCCTTATGAGCCGCTCAGCCAACATATAGACTGCACGCGGCTGATAAGGATCGAAGCAGCAACGACGGACGATGATCCCATCATCTGCAGTTTGTTCGAGGTCGAGTTCCGTGAGAAGCCCAAGTTCTATGCGCTCTCATACATGTGGGGAGATGGCCCAGCCCAATGCAATATTATCCTAAACGGTGTGACCTTCAGCGTTAGGCAGAATCTCGGGGATGCTTTGCGGTATCTGCGAACACACGCTGCTGACACCTCTTATTGGATCGACGCGATATGCATCAACCAAGACGACGTCCCGGAGCGAAACAGACAGGTGCGCATGATGCACCACATCTATTTTAGGGCTGAGACTGTCGTCGTGTGGCTGGGGAAGAGATATGTGGAATACGAGGCGAGCCTGCCAGACTTGCATGGACTTGGCCATTGCAAACCATCGAACGGACAACAAAAATTGGAGTCGTCAGCAAATGGGCCTCAGAGCGACCTTTCCGCGGCGAAGGAGCCAAATGAGGATGCACAGCAGCGCAAGCTGGCAGAAGACTTGTACAAGAACGGCTACTGGAATAGATTGTGGATCATCCAGGAGATTGGGCGTGCTCACAATATCAAAGTGTGTTTCGGAAACTATGCGGTAGAATGGGATCCGTTTATTCATTTCATCACCATGCACAACATCGGAAGTCACGGCCCTGTGAGGCTGAATCGACAGCGACAAGGGAAATATACCGGGTCAAGCTCCTTGCTCCAACTGCTACAAGATCACAGAGAAGCTCTGTGCCAAGACAGCAAAGACAAAGTGTACGGCTTGATTGGTTTGGCATCAGACGCTGGCGGCTTTGTTATCGATTATCAAAAGTCAACCTTTGAGATATGGACCGACGTTATGGAGTTTATGAACCGACACGGTTTATTCGCAGACAAGGACATTGTCTGCGTTGGGGGTCTTGTCAAATCTCTGCTTATGGGTACCAACTGCCTGCCCCTCCAGCAAATTCTGCGACAGGACGCACCTGGCAAAGAAGATAGTGTGATTCTCACAGACCCGAAGCATTTCAAAGCATTTGAGTTGCAGGCAGCTATGCTAGGATGCGTCACTTGTGTGGGCCCGCGTCCGCATGAAATCGTTGGAAATCTCAACCAGGTGGATAAGTGGACAGAACAGGTCCAATCGAACTATAAAAACGATCTCGGTCCTGCCCACCAGGAGAACGATTTGCTAATTCGGACTATTTTGGACCTGGATGATAGCATCTTATCGAAGAAATGCTTTGACTGCAGAAGTGTTATACAGTGGTCG CAGGTCTAG